The Ananas comosus cultivar F153 linkage group 2, ASM154086v1, whole genome shotgun sequence genome contains a region encoding:
- the LOC109706300 gene encoding eukaryotic initiation factor 4A-2 — MAGSAPEGSQFDARQFDAKMNDLLSVDSQDFFTSYDEVYDSFDAMGLQENLLRGIYAYGFEKPSAIQQRGIVPFCKGLDVIQQAQSGTGKTATFCSGILQQLDYSLVECQALVLAPTRELAQQIEKVMRALGDYLGVKVHACVGGTSVREDQRILSSGVHVVVGTPGRVFDMLRRQSLRPDHIKMFVLDEADEMLSRGFKDQIYDIFQLLPSKIQVGVFSATMPPEALEITRKFMNKPVRILVKRDELTLEGIKQFHVNVEKEDWKLETLCDLYETLAITQSVIFVNTRRKVDWLTDKMRSRDHTVSATHGDMDQNTRDIIMREFRSGSSRVLITTDLLARGIDVQQVSLVINYDLPTQPENYLHRIGRSGRFGRKGVAINFVTRDDERMLFDIQRFYNVVIEELPANVADLL; from the exons ATGGCTGGTTCGGCTCCAGAAGGATCACAATTTGACGCTCGTCAATTTGATGCCAAAATGAATGATCT GCTTTCAGTTGATAGCCAGGATTTTTTCACGAGTTATGATGAGGTTTATGACAGTTTTGATGCTATGGGGCTTCAGGAAAATCTTTTAAGAGGCATTTATGCTTACG GTTTTGAGAAGCCATCTGCAATTCAGCAGAGGGGAATAGTTCCATTCTGCAAGGGGCTCGACGTTATCCAACAAGCACAATCAGGAACTGGAAAGACCGCAACTTTCTGTTCTGGAATTCTACAGCAGCTTGATTACAGCTTGGTGGAATGCCAGGCTTTGGTGTTGGCTCCGACGCGAGAGCTTGCTCAGCAGATTGAGAAGGTCATGCGTGCCCTTGGCGACTACTTGGGCGTGAAGGTGCACGCATGTGTCGGTGGGACCAGCGTACGTGAGGATCAGAGGATTCTGTCAAGTGGTGTCCATGTTGTTGTTGGTACTCCTGGACGGGTTTTTGATATGTTGAGAAGGCAGTCTCTCCGCCCGGACCACATTAAGATGTTCGTATTGGATGAGGCTGATGAGATGCTCTCACGCGGTTTTAAGGACCAG ATCTACGACATATTTCAGCTCCTCCCCTCGAAGATCCAAGTCGGGGTCTTCTCTGCGACTATGCCCCCTGAAGCCCTAGAAATCACACGTAAATTCATGAACAAGCCTGTCAGAATCCTTGTGAAGCGTGATGAGCTAACGCTAGAGGGTATCAAGCAATTCCACGTCAACGTCGAAAAGGAAGACTGGAAGCTCGAAACCCTCTGCGACCTCTATGAGACCCTAGCCATCACCCAGAGTGTGATTTTCGTGAATACCCGCCGCAAGGTGGATTGGCTCACCGACAAAATGCGCAGCAGAGACCACACTGTTTCCGCCACTCACGGTGATATGGATCAGAACACTAGGGATATCATCATGCGCGAATTCAGATCAGGCTCTTCTCGTGTTCTAATCACTACCGATCTTCTTGCGAGAGGTATCGATGTGCAGCAAGTCTCGCTGGTTATAAATTACGACCTGCCCACTCAGCCAGAGAATTACCTGCACCGGATTGGTCGAAGTGGTCGATTTGGGAGGAAGGGTGTTGCGATTAATTTCGTGACCCGCGACGACGAGCGGATGCTGTTTGACATCCAGAGGTTTTACAATGTGGTGATCGAGGAGCTGCCGGCCAATGTTGCTGATCTTCTCTAG